In Rattus norvegicus strain BN/NHsdMcwi chromosome 1, GRCr8, whole genome shotgun sequence, a genomic segment contains:
- the LOC134485064 gene encoding sperm motility kinase Y-like — translation MPTETEEELPTPTPEPSISEEGNFHSQYQVLGTIGQGGNAKVLLAHHRLTGTPVAVKVLRKDKQWFQPAMMEANIMRKINHPNIVSLIQVIEKETRIYLIMELVEGQELYQYIRESGHIEEDEARQIFEQILSAVSYCHGKGIVHRDLKLDNIMIDKNKKVKVIDFGLSTQFQPGKMLNHHCGTYSFGSPELLLGHRYDGPKNDMWIIGVVLYCMVVGKLPFDSVIIQELQRQVVAGVYPAPCGVSKELEDLLSKLLRVNPNFRPTARKAMKHPWFKEHWNGLIGPYEEMLPLTPDPAILDAMKSIGFQASVVKHSLKQRKYNEEMATYFFLQKQALQGDGCTAQAQQVSPVAAPFPSLDPAAAFILEPKRSGSLPVLGTLRVSSSHGHVSHYGQNAHPKGGKRSTVAGRLRPLPMTPTQDHYHKCAVSVPCIQITSIFTEKSSNKEIKEDNPLSHRAPFEDKPIPSRVRHRGFKGWTRNIANALIKMCCCMPRRKKPRLGQNRISPQK, via the coding sequence atgcctacagagactgaggaggagttaccaacccctacacccgagcccagtatctctgaggagggcaacttccattcccaataccaagtattggggacaattgggcaagggggcaacgccaaagtcctcctggcccaccaccggctcacaggaaccccggtggctgtcaaagttctgcgaaaggacaagcagtggttccagccagccatgatggaagcaaacataatgagaaagatcaaccaccccaacatagtgtctctcatacaagttattgaaaaggaaacgagaatatacctcataatggagctggtggaaggccaagaactctaccagtacatcagagagtcagggcacatagaggaggatgaggcccggcaaatatttgaacagatattgtcagcagtgagctactgccatggaaaggggattgttcaccgagacctcaaactggacaatataatgattgataaaaacaaaaaggtcaaagtcatcgactttgggcttagcacccaatttcaacctggaaaaatgctaaaccaccactgcggcacgtactcctttggttcccctgaactcctccttggccatcggtatgacgggccgaagaatgatatgtggattataggagtggtcttgtactgtatggtagtgggaaagctcccatttgattcagtgatcatccaagaactgcaaagacaagtagtggcaggggtatatcctgctccctgtggggtttcaaaagaactggaggacctccttagtaaattactgagggtaaatcccaactttagaccaacagcaagaaaggcgatgaaacacccttggttcaaagaacactggaacggattgataggtccctatgaagaaatgcttcccctcacaccagacccggccattttggatgccatgaaaagcattggattccaagcctctgtagtaaaacactctttaaaacaaagaaaatataatgaggaaatggcaacttatttctttctacaaaagcaggctctccagggggatggctgcacagcccaggcacagcaagtgagtcccgttgcagcaccattccctagccttgatcctgctgctgcttttatattagaaccaaagaggagtggaagcctgccagtccttggcaccttgcgggtgtcatcctcccatggtcatgtatctcactatggccagaatgctcatccaaaaggaggcaaaagatccactgtggctggtcgtctcaggcctctaccgatgacacctacacaggaccactatcacaaatgtgccgtgagtgtcccatgcattcaaataacaagcatcttcactgagaagagtagcaataaggaaatcaaagaagacaacccactctcccacagagccccatttgaggataagcccatccccagcagggtccggcacagaggttttaaggggtggaccaggaatatagcaaatgccctgataaagatgtgttgctgcatgccaaggagaaagaaacctcgcctggggcagaacagaatctccccccagaaatga